The Micromonospora sp. Llam0 genome contains a region encoding:
- a CDS encoding helix-turn-helix domain-containing protein, with translation MTDNANGARTRLTDLVAEEIRALQGRRRVSGRELARRLGETPSWVNYRLTGVTPINLNDLERIATALGVTVVDLLPTPATSAARVTRG, from the coding sequence ATGACGGACAACGCCAACGGAGCGCGGACGCGCCTGACTGACCTGGTAGCCGAGGAGATCCGCGCGCTGCAGGGACGTCGCAGAGTGAGCGGCAGGGAGCTGGCCCGCCGACTGGGCGAGACGCCCTCGTGGGTGAACTACCGGCTGACGGGGGTGACGCCCATCAACCTGAACGACCTTGAGCGGATCGCCACCGCACTCGGCGTTACCGTGGTGGACTTGCTGCCGACCCCCGCTACCTCGGCGGCAAGAGTTACGCGAGGGTAA
- a CDS encoding helix-turn-helix transcriptional regulator — translation MPTNDDLRRTVEAIAAEVRAEMARQQKSQRDMAAALGMPQQVLQIRLVGRRSFRAEELALVAEVLGVPVTNFFAHTGEHAA, via the coding sequence ATGCCAACCAACGACGACCTGAGACGGACGGTCGAGGCGATCGCCGCCGAGGTCCGCGCCGAGATGGCGCGGCAACAGAAGTCGCAACGCGACATGGCGGCCGCCCTGGGGATGCCGCAGCAGGTGCTGCAGATCCGGCTGGTCGGGCGCCGGTCGTTCAGGGCCGAGGAGCTGGCGCTGGTCGCCGAGGTGCTCGGCGTACCGGTGACGAACTTCTTTGCTCACACCGGGGAGCACGCCGCGTGA
- a CDS encoding ATP-dependent RecD-like DNA helicase: MISTDNELRLADLVGTDTDHEPAPPVDTEPTPATGGLVLSGQQTEAADKIRDWYADDSDSAQVFRLFGYAGTGKTSTARSIVDQLGLRTVHYAAFTGKAAYVLRQRGCFGASTVHSLIYQPVEKVVEELNKLRRQLPDTHDPDERAELLAEIRRQQHKADSPDWILKDASELEDTQLLVLDEVSMVGERMAKDLLGYGCKILCLGDPAQLPPVDGGGWFINAQPNHLLTELHRSALDSPVTRMATAIRNSAPGERDYGVSGPDGTSGRVNQLTLQDLLTFDQVLVGRNATRWQAVHLLRALRGLIGPPQPGDRIIVLANSSECQVFNGQQFDVLDRRDDPTGRNDRYHLIVQDDEGNTRHLTTWASGFKDLDGEREAKRNGRGTIVAATYGQAITTHKSQGSQWPSVLVVDESSVFYGAAYREHEKTAGREVAAIEGHVNGRRWLYTSVTRAAERAVIVPSLNGVITA; this comes from the coding sequence ATGATCAGCACCGACAACGAACTGCGGCTCGCCGACCTCGTCGGCACCGACACCGACCACGAACCGGCGCCACCAGTCGACACCGAGCCGACACCGGCCACCGGTGGCCTGGTCCTGTCCGGGCAGCAGACCGAAGCCGCCGACAAGATCCGCGACTGGTACGCCGACGACAGCGACAGCGCGCAGGTCTTCAGGTTGTTCGGGTACGCCGGCACCGGCAAAACCAGCACCGCGCGCAGCATCGTCGACCAGCTCGGACTGCGCACCGTCCACTACGCCGCCTTCACGGGCAAGGCCGCCTATGTGTTGCGCCAACGCGGCTGCTTCGGGGCGTCGACCGTCCACTCGCTGATCTATCAGCCCGTCGAGAAGGTCGTCGAAGAGCTCAACAAGCTACGTCGTCAGCTGCCGGACACCCACGACCCGGACGAGCGTGCCGAACTCCTCGCCGAAATCCGCCGGCAGCAGCACAAGGCCGACAGCCCGGACTGGATCCTCAAAGACGCATCGGAGCTGGAAGACACCCAGCTGCTCGTCTTGGACGAGGTGTCCATGGTGGGCGAACGCATGGCCAAGGACCTCCTCGGCTACGGGTGCAAGATCCTGTGCCTCGGCGATCCGGCGCAGCTGCCCCCGGTTGACGGGGGCGGATGGTTCATCAACGCCCAGCCGAACCATCTACTGACGGAACTCCACCGATCCGCCCTCGACTCCCCGGTGACGAGGATGGCGACCGCGATCCGAAACTCGGCCCCGGGCGAACGCGACTACGGGGTGTCCGGTCCGGACGGCACCAGCGGACGCGTCAACCAGCTCACCCTGCAAGATCTGCTCACCTTCGACCAGGTCCTCGTCGGGCGTAACGCCACCCGCTGGCAAGCCGTCCACCTTCTACGGGCGTTGCGCGGACTGATCGGACCGCCGCAGCCCGGTGACCGGATCATCGTCCTCGCCAACAGCTCTGAGTGTCAGGTGTTCAACGGGCAGCAGTTCGACGTCCTCGACCGGCGCGACGATCCGACCGGACGCAACGACCGCTACCACCTCATCGTCCAAGACGACGAAGGCAACACCCGGCACCTCACCACCTGGGCGTCCGGCTTCAAGGACCTCGACGGCGAACGCGAAGCCAAGCGCAACGGCCGCGGCACCATCGTCGCCGCCACCTACGGCCAAGCCATCACCACCCACAAGAGCCAAGGGTCGCAGTGGCCGTCAGTGCTGGTCGTCGACGAGTCGTCCGTGTTCTACGGCGCCGCGTACCGCGAACACGAGAAGACGGCCGGCCGCGAAGTCGCGGCGATCGAAGGACACGTCAACGGCCGCCGCTGGCTGTACACCTCGGTGACCCGTGCCGCTGAGCGGGCTGTGATCGTGCCGTCCCTGAACGGGGTGATCACCGCATGA
- a CDS encoding LuxR C-terminal-related transcriptional regulator encodes MTSCIAERHGTAWMYRRWGCRCPDAVAARRAHRNAGRTVSTDIDPVAVQRAIRGDLNQPLTLAERAAAVAQMTAAGCTSQLIADRLGIDQRTVVRHRARLRKIGALR; translated from the coding sequence ATGACCAGCTGCATCGCCGAGAGGCACGGCACCGCCTGGATGTACCGAAGGTGGGGATGCCGCTGCCCCGACGCCGTCGCCGCCCGACGCGCACACCGCAACGCCGGCCGGACCGTCAGCACCGACATCGACCCCGTAGCCGTCCAACGTGCAATCCGCGGCGACCTCAACCAGCCGCTCACCTTGGCCGAACGGGCCGCCGCCGTCGCGCAGATGACGGCCGCCGGCTGCACCTCCCAGCTGATCGCCGACCGGCTCGGCATCGACCAGCGGACCGTCGTCCGACACCGGGCACGACTCCGCAAGATTGGAGCACTGCGGTGA
- a CDS encoding RusA family crossover junction endodeoxyribonuclease, whose translation MLRIVVYGQPAPQGSKRHVGKGVMVESSKKVQPWRTDVKNAAETALRENRQLRINGPVTARIIFSLPRPKAHYRTGRNAHLFRDNAPPRPATTPDLSKLIRSTEDALTAAGVWADDARLVEIARAAKVWCGEDPEALDRPGALIVIQPYISITTISPSSDLL comes from the coding sequence ATGCTGAGAATTGTTGTCTACGGCCAGCCCGCACCCCAAGGCAGCAAGCGGCATGTCGGCAAAGGCGTCATGGTCGAATCCAGCAAGAAAGTGCAGCCGTGGCGCACCGACGTCAAGAACGCCGCCGAAACGGCACTGCGGGAGAACCGGCAGCTGCGCATCAACGGGCCGGTCACCGCCCGCATCATCTTCAGCCTGCCCCGGCCGAAGGCGCACTACCGCACCGGCCGCAACGCCCACCTCTTCCGCGACAACGCGCCGCCCCGCCCGGCCACCACACCCGACCTGTCCAAACTCATCCGCTCCACCGAAGACGCACTCACCGCAGCAGGGGTGTGGGCCGACGACGCCCGCCTCGTCGAGATCGCCCGCGCCGCGAAGGTGTGGTGCGGCGAAGACCCCGAAGCCCTGGACCGGCCCGGGGCGCTGATCGTCATCCAGCCCTACATCTCGATCACCACCATCAGCCCGTCGTCCGACCTGCTCTGA
- a CDS encoding helix-turn-helix domain-containing protein: MPRPPTRPVTEADYDQVRELHAQGLSRNKIATTMQRGTRTVSRLAAEMGLSFHAERTREATAAKQATARERRATLALALLDDAARLRAQLWEAASYVDHGGKEFERRDWTMDEPTFADKAKIMQSVGIAVDRAVKLDEYDKDTGTEDDKSMLVDLREALLVVRRTAAPPAEP; this comes from the coding sequence ATGCCCCGACCACCTACCCGCCCCGTCACCGAGGCCGACTACGACCAGGTCCGCGAGCTGCACGCCCAAGGCCTCAGCCGGAACAAGATCGCGACGACGATGCAGCGGGGCACCCGCACTGTCAGCCGGCTCGCCGCCGAGATGGGCCTCAGCTTCCACGCCGAGAGGACGCGAGAAGCGACCGCAGCCAAGCAGGCCACCGCCCGCGAACGCCGCGCCACCCTCGCCCTGGCCTTGCTGGACGACGCCGCCCGCCTCCGCGCCCAACTCTGGGAAGCGGCCTCCTACGTCGACCACGGCGGCAAAGAATTCGAACGCCGCGACTGGACCATGGACGAGCCGACCTTCGCCGACAAAGCCAAGATCATGCAATCGGTCGGCATCGCCGTCGACCGCGCCGTCAAGCTCGACGAATACGACAAGGACACCGGCACCGAAGACGACAAGTCCATGCTCGTCGACCTCCGCGAAGCCCTCCTCGTCGTCCGCCGCACCGCAGCTCCTCCGGCAGAACCGTGA
- a CDS encoding PBSX family phage terminase large subunit: MSGIDLRNLPISEKQIEYVCESNYFVNLAEGAIRSGKTASGLLRWLMYLADPKTPRTGDLLVTAKTYDTAVRNIFNPLRDPALFGPLAKATSYTRGASTAQILGHTVEVVTFNDARAEERLRGMTCRGAYVDEWSLMQQPFHEQLLGRCSVDGAQIFGNTNPDNPGHWLKADGIDEAKPGGRLSADWYVLKFFLDDNPALSERGKERYRRQYKGLWYRRMILGEWCLAEGAVLSSWDPATHVVKTLPQIVRWVSLGIDHGVVSPFAALLLGVGADGKLYLVREWRWDSKKQMQQLSDAEYSRRLTRWLADQQVRPEWICVDPSATYFTRAMFDQGFTPVGADNAVVAGVQLVNSLLAEGLLYVHESCEGWIDEAPGYVWDDKAALLGEDKPLKQRDHSLDGGRYAIKTPEVVWRKMLRTDYALAAP, from the coding sequence GTGAGCGGCATCGACCTCCGCAACCTGCCGATCAGCGAAAAGCAGATCGAGTACGTCTGCGAATCGAACTACTTCGTCAACCTCGCCGAAGGCGCCATCCGCTCCGGCAAGACCGCCTCCGGCCTGCTTCGCTGGCTCATGTACCTGGCCGATCCGAAAACCCCCCGCACCGGCGACCTCCTCGTCACCGCCAAGACGTACGACACCGCCGTCAGGAACATCTTCAACCCGCTCCGCGACCCCGCCCTGTTCGGCCCGCTCGCCAAGGCCACCAGCTACACCCGAGGCGCGTCGACCGCGCAGATCCTCGGACACACGGTCGAAGTCGTCACCTTCAACGACGCCCGCGCAGAGGAACGCCTTCGAGGCATGACCTGCCGCGGCGCCTACGTCGATGAGTGGTCACTGATGCAGCAGCCGTTCCACGAGCAGCTCCTCGGCCGCTGCTCCGTCGACGGCGCCCAGATCTTCGGCAACACCAACCCCGACAACCCCGGACACTGGCTGAAGGCAGACGGCATCGACGAAGCCAAACCCGGCGGTCGGCTCTCCGCCGACTGGTACGTGCTGAAGTTCTTCCTCGACGACAACCCGGCTCTATCCGAGCGGGGCAAGGAGCGGTACCGCCGCCAGTACAAGGGGCTGTGGTATCGGCGGATGATCCTGGGCGAGTGGTGCCTGGCTGAGGGTGCTGTGCTGTCGAGCTGGGACCCGGCAACCCACGTCGTCAAGACCCTGCCGCAGATTGTCCGCTGGGTCAGCCTCGGGATCGACCACGGCGTGGTGTCCCCGTTCGCGGCGCTGCTCCTGGGCGTCGGCGCCGACGGAAAACTGTACCTGGTCCGTGAGTGGCGGTGGGACTCGAAGAAGCAGATGCAGCAGCTGTCCGATGCCGAGTACTCCCGCCGTCTCACGCGGTGGCTGGCCGACCAGCAGGTCCGCCCGGAGTGGATCTGCGTCGACCCGTCTGCAACCTACTTCACCCGGGCGATGTTCGATCAGGGCTTCACTCCGGTCGGTGCGGACAACGCGGTGGTCGCTGGGGTGCAGCTCGTCAACAGCCTGCTCGCCGAAGGGCTGCTGTACGTCCACGAGTCGTGTGAGGGCTGGATCGACGAAGCCCCCGGCTACGTGTGGGACGACAAGGCCGCTCTGCTGGGCGAGGATAAGCCGCTCAAGCAGCGCGATCACAGCCTTGACGGTGGCCGGTACGCGATCAAGACCCCTGAGGTGGTGTGGCGGAAGATGCTGCGCACTGACTACGCCCTCGCCGCACCCTGA
- a CDS encoding phage capsid protein, which produces MPMPTNGSEWPPAAHAPAYQAYTDWDAWFVGDPAELADVYQRRGVTTHRIRPSQMAGGLVGLLSRWMWGQPVRSDQRDTRLHVPVPADLAATSAGMLFSEAPTLTCKSTAAQDAVDQLAATGLTVMLRHAAELGSVLGDVYLRPVVDPEISPTTAIPTAVPADAVIPTIRWGKLVEATLWSTLTDSGGTVVRLLEHHDVVSGVGRIEYRLFEGTPENLGRPIPLTEHPDAEWAAALVDADGYQSTGLDRLDIVRVANAGPQRRWRKLGPLKYHGRSDFDGNEPLFDRIDEVWTSWMQDIRNGRGRITVPDYMLQSNGRGAGATWDADREVYSAVNALPDQNVGLTVTQFAIRHVEHKATIDELMQTAMRHAGLSAQTLGEEGDVAMTATEAHARERQSFVTQGDRQNSFEPGIADYTELHLMLDAIHFGGTTPERPSVAWPDGVAESPETIARTLQLVAAAEAASTRTKVMMLHPDWTPEQVAEEVAEIKGDQPAPVEVGPALGALAGNGPPADEGQGDEQEEQPEE; this is translated from the coding sequence ATGCCGATGCCCACCAACGGCTCCGAATGGCCACCCGCCGCACACGCCCCGGCCTACCAGGCATACACCGACTGGGACGCCTGGTTCGTTGGCGATCCCGCAGAGTTGGCCGACGTCTACCAACGCCGTGGCGTCACCACACACCGCATCCGCCCATCCCAGATGGCCGGCGGACTCGTCGGGTTGCTGTCCCGCTGGATGTGGGGCCAACCCGTCCGCTCCGACCAACGCGACACCCGCCTCCACGTCCCAGTGCCGGCCGACCTGGCCGCCACGAGCGCCGGCATGCTGTTCAGCGAGGCCCCTACGCTGACGTGCAAGTCGACCGCGGCCCAGGACGCCGTCGACCAGCTCGCCGCCACCGGGCTCACCGTCATGCTCCGGCACGCCGCCGAACTCGGCTCCGTCCTCGGTGACGTCTACCTCCGGCCGGTCGTCGACCCCGAGATCTCACCCACCACCGCCATCCCGACCGCGGTGCCGGCCGACGCGGTGATCCCCACCATCCGCTGGGGCAAACTCGTCGAAGCCACCTTGTGGTCGACTCTCACGGACTCGGGTGGCACCGTTGTCCGCCTGCTCGAGCACCACGACGTAGTGTCGGGTGTCGGGCGGATCGAGTACCGGCTGTTCGAAGGCACCCCCGAAAACCTCGGCCGGCCGATCCCGCTCACCGAACACCCCGATGCCGAGTGGGCTGCCGCCCTGGTCGACGCCGACGGCTACCAGTCGACCGGCCTCGACCGGCTCGACATCGTGAGGGTGGCCAACGCCGGCCCACAACGCCGCTGGCGCAAGCTGGGACCGCTGAAGTACCACGGCAGGTCCGATTTCGATGGCAACGAACCCCTGTTCGACCGCATCGACGAAGTGTGGACGTCGTGGATGCAGGACATCCGCAACGGCCGAGGACGCATCACCGTCCCCGACTACATGCTGCAATCCAACGGGCGGGGCGCTGGCGCGACGTGGGACGCCGACCGCGAGGTCTACTCCGCCGTCAACGCGCTACCCGATCAGAACGTCGGGCTGACGGTCACCCAGTTCGCCATCCGCCACGTCGAGCACAAGGCGACCATCGACGAGCTGATGCAGACGGCGATGCGCCACGCCGGCCTCTCCGCGCAGACGCTCGGCGAAGAGGGCGACGTGGCGATGACTGCCACCGAAGCCCACGCCCGCGAACGCCAAAGCTTTGTGACGCAAGGCGACCGGCAAAACAGCTTTGAGCCGGGAATCGCCGACTACACCGAACTGCACCTGATGCTCGACGCCATTCACTTCGGTGGTACCACGCCGGAGCGGCCGAGTGTCGCGTGGCCTGACGGGGTCGCCGAAAGCCCGGAGACGATCGCACGCACTCTGCAGCTGGTGGCTGCGGCTGAGGCGGCGTCGACCCGTACCAAGGTCATGATGCTGCATCCCGACTGGACACCCGAGCAGGTGGCCGAGGAGGTCGCCGAGATCAAGGGTGATCAGCCGGCACCGGTCGAGGTCGGTCCGGCGCTGGGTGCGCTGGCCGGCAACGGCCCGCCAGCCGACGAGGGCCAGGGCGACGAGCAGGAAGAGCAGCCTGAGGAGTAG
- a CDS encoding phage minor capsid protein, producing the protein MALDADQLDAVSRASADLYREAESAIVREVTRRLAAGAGDAPDWAVERLGAVAQLRRAVERILELTSTAAGWSIRDAIASAYRSGTALATTQLPSWLVPGDPDLGGARSAVATVPRVAAMESLAAATVADVGAKSGNVLRNVLDVYRSVIQQATAVSIAGGMTRLQASQHAYAKFVDQGVVSFRDVSGRRWRLSSYVEMATRTVTQRAAVQGQTDRLTSRGVDLVIISNSPRECPLCRPHENRIYSISGSTPRGRQELPSMVGPGTVTVDVAGTLTEARAAGLFHPNCTHSARSFLPGATRIPAGDTSNPQGYEAKDRQRAIERNIRRWKEREQAALTPEAKTAARAKVRQWQGAMRQHLDANPELKRLRYRESIGAGNMPRRPRPDGPITAEDLGLPDPQQPAAPAPPAPTSPPAPPPAAPQPAAAPTPQPVSRRQPANTTDPWDIAAQLTTDAEQVELRQLSGNSTPVDLHLRRVGQMQGFDGLPQVGTRAELDVAVASGWTEVWRGVVASRTGKTAAQINADLRAGPYEPGRGMYGNGYYTSTRWQTAETYRGRDPRTDQPARPDALDFEPSDYEGDVEPDSLLRIAIDPNARIVDLADIQRQIRASGVDATDPAVAAVLTNPGRYAAGAGYDILRITGEGDGALYPGWETSEDDVSAPQAPQYVILNRTVMLIQRAEDVP; encoded by the coding sequence ATGGCGCTCGACGCCGACCAGCTCGACGCCGTCTCCCGCGCCTCCGCCGACCTCTACCGGGAGGCAGAGTCAGCGATCGTCCGGGAAGTCACCCGCCGGCTTGCCGCCGGAGCCGGCGACGCTCCGGACTGGGCGGTGGAACGGCTCGGCGCAGTCGCCCAGCTGAGGCGCGCGGTCGAGCGGATCCTCGAGCTCACCAGTACGGCGGCCGGCTGGTCGATCCGCGACGCCATCGCATCCGCCTACCGCAGCGGCACAGCGCTCGCCACCACGCAGCTGCCGTCCTGGCTGGTGCCGGGTGATCCGGACCTCGGTGGCGCCCGATCTGCTGTGGCCACGGTGCCTCGGGTGGCTGCGATGGAGTCCCTCGCCGCCGCCACGGTGGCGGACGTCGGGGCCAAGTCGGGCAACGTCCTGCGCAACGTGCTGGACGTGTACCGGTCGGTGATTCAGCAGGCCACGGCTGTGTCCATCGCTGGCGGCATGACCCGGCTGCAGGCCTCGCAGCACGCCTACGCCAAGTTCGTCGACCAGGGCGTGGTCAGCTTCCGCGACGTGTCCGGCCGCCGCTGGCGACTCTCCTCCTACGTGGAGATGGCGACCAGGACGGTCACCCAACGCGCCGCCGTGCAGGGCCAGACTGACCGGCTCACCAGCCGTGGCGTGGATCTGGTGATCATCAGCAACAGCCCGCGCGAATGTCCACTGTGCAGACCTCACGAGAACCGCATCTACTCGATTTCCGGGAGCACGCCGCGCGGTCGGCAGGAGCTGCCGTCGATGGTCGGCCCTGGAACGGTCACCGTGGACGTCGCTGGCACCCTGACCGAAGCGCGCGCAGCCGGGCTATTTCACCCTAATTGCACTCATAGTGCGCGCAGCTTCCTGCCCGGCGCGACCCGCATCCCGGCCGGCGACACCTCCAACCCGCAAGGCTACGAAGCCAAGGACCGGCAGCGCGCCATCGAACGGAACATCCGCCGGTGGAAGGAACGCGAGCAGGCCGCCCTCACCCCGGAAGCGAAGACGGCGGCCCGGGCGAAGGTCCGCCAGTGGCAGGGCGCGATGAGGCAGCACCTCGACGCCAACCCGGAGCTGAAGCGGTTGCGCTATCGCGAGTCCATCGGCGCCGGGAACATGCCGCGAAGGCCTCGCCCGGACGGTCCGATCACCGCCGAAGACCTCGGTCTGCCAGATCCTCAGCAGCCGGCCGCACCAGCACCACCCGCGCCCACCTCACCGCCGGCACCTCCACCAGCTGCACCCCAGCCAGCGGCAGCCCCGACACCGCAGCCGGTCAGCCGCCGACAGCCCGCAAACACCACCGACCCGTGGGACATCGCCGCCCAACTCACCACCGACGCCGAACAGGTCGAACTCCGGCAGCTCAGCGGCAATTCGACTCCGGTCGACCTGCACCTGCGCCGGGTCGGCCAGATGCAGGGCTTCGACGGCCTACCGCAGGTAGGCACCCGCGCTGAATTGGACGTCGCCGTGGCGTCCGGCTGGACGGAAGTGTGGCGCGGTGTCGTCGCCTCTCGGACCGGCAAGACTGCTGCGCAGATCAACGCCGACCTGCGCGCCGGACCGTACGAGCCAGGCCGGGGCATGTACGGCAACGGCTACTACACCAGCACCCGCTGGCAGACCGCCGAAACCTATCGGGGCAGAGACCCGCGCACCGACCAACCGGCCCGCCCGGATGCGCTGGATTTCGAGCCGTCCGACTACGAGGGCGACGTCGAGCCGGACAGTCTGCTGCGGATCGCCATCGACCCCAACGCGCGCATCGTCGACCTGGCCGACATCCAGCGGCAGATCCGCGCGTCCGGCGTCGACGCGACTGATCCGGCGGTCGCCGCAGTGCTGACCAACCCCGGCCGGTACGCGGCCGGCGCCGGCTACGACATCCTCCGCATCACTGGTGAGGGTGACGGCGCCCTGTACCCCGGCTGGGAGACGTCGGAAGATGACGTCAGCGCCCCACAAGCCCCGCAGTACGTCATCCTCAACCGGACGGTCATGTTGATCCAACGGGCGGAGGACGTGCCGTGA
- a CDS encoding major capsid protein, producing MPVSLEEASRNAQTDLDVAAIDEFRKESAIMDSLMFDDAVNPAGGGATMTYGYRRQITQPTAATRELNTEYVAQNVTTQHYTTTLAVMGGAFSIDRVTARIGPQASAGVALNMRQKIKATRTKFQDEVINGDTNVDTNSFDGLDKALTGSSTEFRAASVTNWSDLDTSAATKFTALDALDEFLQLLDGTPTVLVGNKQLLAKIRGIVRRTGLYVRDPIEGLVGQDGRPIVRESYGGVVFADPGEKAGTNDPIIPVETRDIGGAQTNLTDLYAYRVGLDGFHGVTTVGSQMVYTWLPDFSTPGAVKSGEVELGPVSVALKATRAAAVFRNIKVA from the coding sequence ATGCCTGTCAGCCTCGAAGAGGCGTCCCGCAACGCCCAGACCGACCTCGACGTCGCAGCCATCGACGAATTCCGCAAGGAATCCGCCATCATGGATTCGCTGATGTTCGACGACGCGGTCAACCCGGCCGGCGGCGGCGCCACCATGACCTACGGCTACCGCCGGCAGATCACCCAGCCCACCGCCGCGACTCGTGAGCTGAACACCGAGTACGTGGCGCAGAACGTCACCACCCAGCACTACACCACCACCCTCGCCGTCATGGGTGGCGCGTTCTCGATCGACCGGGTGACCGCACGGATCGGCCCCCAGGCCAGCGCCGGCGTCGCCCTGAACATGCGGCAGAAGATCAAGGCGACCCGCACCAAGTTCCAGGACGAGGTCATCAACGGCGACACCAACGTCGACACCAACTCCTTCGACGGCCTCGACAAGGCCCTCACCGGCTCGTCCACCGAGTTCCGGGCCGCGTCGGTTACCAACTGGTCCGACCTCGACACCTCGGCGGCGACCAAGTTCACCGCCCTCGACGCCCTCGACGAGTTCCTGCAGCTGCTCGACGGCACCCCGACCGTCCTCGTCGGCAACAAGCAGCTCCTGGCGAAGATCCGGGGCATCGTCCGCCGCACCGGCCTGTACGTTCGCGACCCGATCGAAGGGCTGGTCGGGCAGGACGGTCGGCCGATCGTCCGCGAGTCCTACGGTGGTGTCGTCTTCGCCGACCCGGGAGAGAAGGCCGGCACCAACGACCCGATCATCCCGGTCGAGACCCGCGACATCGGCGGCGCGCAGACCAACCTGACCGACCTGTACGCCTACCGGGTCGGCCTGGACGGCTTCCACGGCGTCACCACCGTCGGCTCCCAGATGGTGTACACCTGGCTGCCGGACTTCAGCACGCCGGGCGCGGTCAAGTCGGGTGAGGTCGAACTCGGCCCCGTCAGCGTGGCGCTGAAGGCGACCCGGGCGGCGGCGGTGTTTCGCAACATCAAGGTGGCCTGA
- a CDS encoding minor capsid protein — MAVGDGWTSRLIAGLAQHLEDAGVGTYRPDGSAYAAGETAIVQRLIPISPDRVITLAPYPIGTSLPGMADHLTAVQVRVRGLPGDSRDCDDLADSIFDVLDSLGRATWSGIPIVDMWRQSYTSLGQDGNGRPERSENYYVHAMRPTSNRTD, encoded by the coding sequence GTGGCGGTTGGCGACGGCTGGACATCTCGGCTCATCGCTGGACTCGCCCAGCACCTCGAAGACGCAGGAGTCGGCACCTACCGGCCGGACGGGTCAGCGTACGCCGCCGGTGAGACAGCCATCGTGCAACGCCTTATCCCGATCTCGCCGGACAGGGTGATCACCCTCGCGCCCTACCCCATCGGCACCAGCCTGCCGGGGATGGCCGATCACCTCACCGCTGTGCAGGTGCGGGTGCGTGGCCTGCCCGGTGACAGCCGCGACTGTGACGACCTGGCCGACAGCATCTTCGACGTACTCGACTCGCTCGGCCGGGCTACCTGGTCCGGGATTCCGATCGTCGACATGTGGCGGCAGTCCTACACATCGCTCGGGCAGGACGGCAACGGCCGTCCCGAGCGGTCCGAGAATTACTACGTGCACGCGATGCGTCCGACCAGCAACCGTACCGACTGA
- a CDS encoding IPT/TIG domain-containing protein — MATTPTTRVTTLARTHRLDADTATYPAVQYQQVYGQEDLKLIEELRTEEDEMHEGAGAMRETNTGYSWRLELKLAYSTNLAGTSIDAVHAFLRSRFKMHRAQRVEEAEFGVRFYNRDGLDSGHDHEGRCYVKSWTMPGGKGADRIDVVLQGQGALTDITNPAADLTPVVTGLDPATGAEAGGEIINIFGQHFKAGGVDATDVDFGANAADFTVVNDSHIVAVAPAGTSTVQVQVTNATGASADTAADNYIYT; from the coding sequence GTGGCGACCACGCCCACCACTCGCGTCACCACCCTGGCGCGCACCCACCGGCTCGACGCCGACACCGCAACTTACCCGGCTGTCCAGTACCAGCAGGTGTACGGCCAGGAAGACCTCAAGCTGATCGAGGAACTCCGTACGGAGGAAGACGAGATGCACGAGGGCGCCGGCGCCATGCGCGAAACCAACACGGGCTACTCGTGGCGGCTCGAGCTGAAGCTGGCCTACAGCACGAACCTGGCCGGCACCTCGATCGACGCCGTGCATGCCTTTCTGCGCAGCCGATTCAAGATGCACCGGGCGCAGCGCGTGGAGGAGGCCGAGTTCGGGGTGCGGTTCTACAACCGTGACGGCCTGGACTCCGGCCACGACCACGAAGGCCGCTGCTACGTCAAGAGCTGGACCATGCCGGGCGGCAAGGGAGCAGACCGCATCGACGTCGTCCTGCAGGGCCAGGGCGCGTTGACCGACATCACGAACCCGGCCGCCGACCTGACCCCGGTGGTGACCGGCCTGGACCCGGCGACCGGTGCGGAGGCCGGCGGGGAGATCATCAACATCTTCGGTCAGCACTTCAAGGCCGGCGGGGTCGACGCCACCGACGTCGATTTCGGCGCCAACGCGGCAGATTTCACCGTGGTCAACGATTCGCACATCGTCGCCGTGGCGCCGGCCGGCACCTCCACGGTGCAGGTGCAGGTCACCAACGCCACCGGTGCCAGCGCGGACACGGCGGCCGACAACTACATCTACACCTGA